The Terriglobus roseus region ATCGCGTTGCAGTTGCTGCGCAGCTTCCGTGTCTGTCGACGCAAGTACGATCGCCGTCGGCAACGCTGCTGCAACTTCCTTCGCAAACGAAGGCCCGCCAAGCGTGGCAAAGCGCACAGGCGATGTAGCAGCAACTACTTCACTCATACGCAGAAACGTTGCGTTCTCCAGTCCCTTCGATGCGGAGACAAAGATCTGATTCTCACGCAGCACGGGTTCCATGGCGCGCACCGTATCGCCCACAAATTCTGAAGGGGTAACGCAGAGCAGTACGTCATGCTCTTGAGCAGTCAGCAGCAGGTCCTTGGAGATGCGAAGATCTTCCGGCAGAGCATAGCCCGGAAGAAACTGCTTGTTCTCGCGTGTTGCAATCATTGCATCCACATGCGCGGGCGTATGCGCCCACAGTGTCAGCTCATGCTTCTTTTGGCGCGCCAACGACAGGGCCAGCGCAGTACCCCACGCACCCGCTCCCAGAATTGCAATCCTGCTCATGCTTCCTTTTTCTTTGCTCCGAATTTGGGTTCGGTGCGGTTCAGCAGACGCGAGATATTCGCGTGATGTTTCACAATGACCAGCAACGGAATCGCAATGTAGACAAGGTCCACAATGAGCTGGTGCCGTCTGTCGAAGAAGATGCAAAGCACTGCGAGCGCCGCGGCAGAGATGATGGAGGCAAGCGACACATACTTCGTCAGCGCGAAGATGATGGCGAAGATCACCACCGCAAACAACGTTGTCAGCGGCATCAGGTAAAGGAACACGCCCAACGCCGTGGCAACGCCCTTGCCGCCCTTGAAGCCAAGCCACACTGTGTACATGTGACCCAGCACGGCGAACAAGCCCGCCATCGCTTCCAGATCATAGCCGCTCGGAAATCCAAGGCGTTGTGCCATGTGCCATGCGAATGCAACGGCAACGAAACCCTTCAGTGCATCCAGCACCAGCGTCGCAATGCCCAGTCCCTTGCCGCCCGACCGCGCCACGTTCGTCGCGCCAATATTGCCGGACCCGGTAGCGCGAACATCTTCATTCTTGAAGAAGCGGACAAGCAGGTAGCCCGTCGGGATCGACCCCAACAGATAGGCAACCAGCAACGTAATGATCCAGATCAGGGTCGGTGTCATGACTCGGTAGAGTGTAGCAAGCCGGGCCCACGAACAGACGGTTCCACAGGGCAGCGGCACCCCGCGTTATTCCCTTTCGAATGAAAAACCTGTCCAAGCCCCTAACCCCTTCAAACCCAACAAACCAAAAGAAATAGAGTTGGCAGGTTATTTCCTTCAACTCACTACAATTGAAGTAAGGAACTACCCGCGCCGGCCTCTTGCCCCAGGCGCGTCAAGTTAAGTCCTTTAGAAAGACGATTTTGCCTCTAAACCTAATGGGCTGACGATTTTAGAGACATCGCTACCGCAACCCCTTTAGAAAGACGATTTTAGAAAAACAGGGGAGGGGGTACCCCCTTACGAAAGCAATTTCTGCCGCAACATCACCAGCGCATATTGCGACGCAAACCAGCGGACGCGCTCACGGTCGCCGCTCAGGTTTAACTCACGAACCTGCGTACCTTCCGCATCGGCAAGCGCAATGTAGACACGGCCAACAGGCTTGTTCAACGTCGCTCCTCCAGGTCCAGCGATACCGGTAACACCAATCGCCAGGTCAGACCCAATACGCGCGCGAATGCCTTCTGCCATCGCCCTCGCCACAGGATCACTCACTGCACCATGCTTCTGGATCAGCTCCTTCGGCACATCGGCAAACAGCGCCTTCAACTCATCGGAGTAGACAACTGCGCCACCAAGGAATGAGCGTGATGATCCGGAAACAGCAGTGAGCCGTTCCGCAATCAGTCCGCCAGTGCAGCTCTCCGCCGTGGACAGCGTCAGGTGACGCATGCCCAGCATGAGCAGAACCACCTGCTCCAGCGACTCGCCGTCGGCAGAGAAGACGGAGTCCATCATCTCGTGCTCGCACTTGGACAGCACCTCGTCCACGCGCTCCTGCGCCTCTTCCAGCGTGGGCTTGGCACACAGGAAGTGCAGTTGGATCTCGCCGCCCGTACTCAGAATGGTCGTGCTCACATCGGGATACGAAAGGTAGATAGGCGAAGTGCGTGCATCCACTTCACTCTCAGGCACCACAGCCATGCGCAGCCAACGATACGCAATGTGCAACCGCGGAATAACCTGCTGCAACCGCGGACGCACCTGCTCCACAAACATGGGCAGCAGCTCCTTAGGCGGTCCCGGCAGCAGCGCAATATACCGCGGCTTCCCCCCATACTCCGTAGCCATCCACTGACCCGGTGCCGTACCGTTGGGGTTAGGCAACAACTTAGCCCCATCGATCACATCAGCCTGTTTGAAGTTGATCTCCTGAATCACAAGGCCGCGCTTGGCGAATCGCTGCTTCAGTCCTTCCACAACGGTCTCGTTGCGCGTCATGCCAACACCAAGCGCAGACGCGACAGCTTCACGCGTAAGGTCGTCCTCAGTCGGTCCAAGACCACCGGAGAACAGCACAATGTCCGCACGCGTAAGCGCGATCTTAGCCGCATCCACCAGATGCTGGAAGGTATCGCCAAGGATGGTCTTGAACGCAACGGTGACGCCAAGCTTATTCAGCTCCGCAGTCATGGCAAGCGAGTTGGTGTCCTGTCGGTAAGGCGTGAGCATCTCGCTGCCCACGGCAATAATCTCCGCAATCATGCTGGGTGTCGGGTCGGTGGCCATGTTAACGGTTCAACCGTCCTTCCACTCCAAGGTCCACGGTGTACAGAGCACTGTTGGTCGCCAACACCGCTTCGCCTGCCTCAGTGAACGCCAGTCCAACAAGACCTGCACCACTCAGTACAAGCGATGCTTCCTTCTCTGGTGTGATGCGGATGATGCCGCGTTCACCATGCAGCGACGCGGCGACGTACACGTTGTCCTGCGTATCCACGGCCATACCTTGCGGACGTCCCAGACCGCGATACCACACACTCACCTCACCATCCGGTGAGATGGCATGGGTCGCCTCGTTGCTACTCGTGGTCGGTCCCGTGACCAGCAACGTCCCATTGCCCAGGAACGCCAGATGGTAGGCCGATACGGATGGCTCCAGCGTGGCGAACACGAACACGTTGCCCTGCGTATCCAGCTTGAAGATGGTGCCGCTGCGGTCACCAACGTAGAGGCTGCCGCTGTCGTCGAAGGCCAGTCCTGTAGCAATGCCCATGCCCTCGGCGAACTGCACCGATGCGCCGTCAGGGTTGATGCGGTAGACCGTGCCCTCCGAACGTGAGGAGCAGTACAGATGCCCGTTAGGGCCAAAGGCAAGTGCGCTGGCGTTCTGCAGGCCCCGCACGAAAGGGCGCATCTGGTAGTCGCGGTCGATACGGAAGATGGAGACGGGTACATCCTGCCCACGCGTGCCGGAGAAGGTGGCGAAGATATTGCCCTCGCTGTCCACGGCAGGGTTGGCGATGGGATGCAGGTTATCCGCGATCGGTACAGCCACATTCAGCGGTAGAGGATTGCTGTGGTGATCGTGGATGCGCACAACGACATCGCCGGAGATAGAACCGTCGGGGACGCGGAAGCTTACGCGCGATGGGGAGGTATAGGTAAGTGGAGCAGCGCTATCGCCTATGGTGATGTTCGGGCGCGTGGCGTCGGCGAGGTGTGCGCCGTATAGGTCCACTACGCCGTCCGGCATCGCTGCGGCGGGGGTTATCCGGTCAAGGTGCGGTGCGTTGGGGTCGGCGTGGCCGCGGAGATGGGAGAGCAGCGTCATCACTCTTCAGGGTATGCCGCGATGGTGGCACTTGCAACGTTGCTAGTGTTTGGGTGCGCTCTGGATGAGGTGGTAGATGATGAAGCCCTGCTGCAGGAGTGTCTGCACAATGAGGCCGTAGACACCAGCGGCCAGGTCGTCCACCACGATGCCTGTGCCTTCGGGGAGTCGTTCCAGGCGGCGTACTGGCGGTGGCTTGAGGATGTCGAACACCCGGAAGCAGAGCAGTCCCAGCAGTGCGAACGGCATAGAAGGCAGGCAGAAGACCAGTGTCAGCCACTGCCCCGCAACCTCGTCGATGACTACGATCTGTGGGTCTTTGCGGCCGCTCTCGCGGGCTACGCGGGTCGCTGCAGGAATGCCAACGGCCGTGGCTGTTGCGGCCATGATCAGGGTGATGAGCGGTAGCCAGTGGAACGGTACGTGGCGCGCCACCACGAACCACACGATGACTGCGGCGACGGAACCGTATGTTCCGGGGCCGGGCTTGAGGAAGCCTGCGCCGAAGAAGGTGCCCACGATCCATGCCCAACGGGTACGCTTCACGCCGGGAAGGTGTTCGGCGGGAAGCACCTCGTCGCGGGTGATGGTGTCGTGTTGTGCGTCGGGAATCTCAGCCACGCTTAGTTCTCGTACTTGCGCTGCTGCTCGCGCTCCAGGTCTTCCAGTAGGTCGGGGTCAAGGATGGGTGAGGTGATCTTGTAGTCTCCGCTGGCCCACTTACCGAGGTCGATGCGGCGGCAACGATCACTGCAGAAGGGGAAGTCATCACTCTTCTCGGTGATCAGTGTTCGACATGTGGGACAGCGGAGTACTTTGGTAGCCATAACAGTTATTGGATGCTGCTGGTTATGCCTTGGCTGCGACGACCTGTGCGCGGCGTGCGGCGAGCTGCTTCTTCACGGCCTCAAACTGTGCTTGTGCCTTCTCACTGCCGTCGACCAGCTTCTTGGTGTTGGGCATGAAGGTGTTTCCGGTAGCTTCCTCGGAGATATCCGCGAACTTGGCGCGGATGAAGAGTGCTTCACCCTGTGTGGCGAGGAAGAGGTCAGAGTCGACCGCGCCGTGCAGCGGTAGCTGAGCAGCCATTTCCCAGAAGGTGATTACCTGACGCCAGTAGACGTTGTTGGGGTTCGTGGGTTTGTGGATCTCGCGGAATTCATCCACGCTTGCGGGCCAGAACTCCATACCGACGTAATTGCGCGCCTTGCGCATGACCTCTTCGCGGCGGAGCTCGTAGAGCTTGAGGACGATATCTGCATCTGCGGGTGTTGCCATTGTCTGTATGATCCTTCTTCCAGTGCTATTCACTCGGCTCTAACGGGATGCCGATCTGGATCGGTCCGCTGGCCCTGAGTGGATTGTACGGTGCCGTGAACCGCTCGAACTCCGGGACGTTGCGTTCGCGGCGGCCAGATTGAGGTAGCCACTCGCGTAGAGCCCAGATCCATGTGTCGCGAAGTGTGGCGATGTCATGCACGGTGAAGATGGCGTATTCGCCGGCTTCGATAGTGATGCGGGCAGGCGAGTTCACGCCTTCGTAGCTGGGGACTGCAATGCCCGTGAAGTAGTGGAGCTTGCCATCAGCGGTGCAGGGCGATGCGCCGTAGACGTGCGTTGCCGAGTGGAGTTCCGGGACTGGACGCGACATGAGTTCTGCCCACTGTGATGGGATGCGCTCGGTTGCGTCCTGCTGTCCTTCGTAGATGACCATGGTGCCTGCGAGGAGGATCGTGTCGATGTGGCGGAACTCGGGTTGCATCATCGGTTGTCCTTTGCGCGGGCGTTTGCCTAGTCGAGAATCCTTGCGACCACGTCGTAGTCGTGGGCTTCAGTGATCTCGGCCTGGTAGAAGGTGCCGGGTAGGAGGGCTTCGTGGGGGCCGAAGTCGTTCAGTAGGACGTGGCCGTCGATCTCCGGGGCTTGCTGGAGGGTACGGGCCTGCCATAGGAGTTCGGTCTCCTCGCTGGGGCCTTCCACGAGTACTTCCACTACCTTGCCAACCTGTGCGGCGCGGGCTTTGGCGCTGAGCTTGAGCTGGGTGCGCATCAGCTTGCGGCGGCGTGACTCGATGGTGCGCTTTGGCACCTTGTCGCCGAGGTCGAAGGCTGGTGAGCCTTCCTCGTCCGAGTAGGAGAAGACACCGAGCCAGTCGATCTTGGCGGCCTTGATGAAGGTCTCCAGTTCGGCGAACTCCTCGTCCGTTTCGCCGGGGAAGCCGACGATGAAGCTGGTACGGATGGCGATGTCCGGGACGATGCTGCGGGCCTTGTCGAGCATGCGGAGGAAGATGTCGCCGCTGCCGCCACGCTTCATACGCTTCAGGACGGTTGGTGAGGCGTGCTGCAACGGTACATCGAGGTACTTGGCAATGTTGTCGTGCGCCGCGATGGTCTCCAGCAGCTTGGTGGTGACCTTGTTCGGATAGGCGTAGAGGAAGCGCAGCCAGTGGATCTTGCCGATGCCTTCTACTTCCAGTGTGGCGAGGGCTTCGAGCAGCATGGCGAGGCCGTCCTTCATGCCGAGGTCTTCGCCGTAGCAGGTGGTGTCCTGACCGATGAGGGTGATCTCGCGGACACCCTGCTTCACCAGGTTCTCTGCCTCGTTGAGGATGGAGGAGATGCGGCGCGAGCGGAACTTGCCGCGGAGCTGCGGGATGATGCAGAAGCCGCAGGGATGATCGCAGCCTTCGGCGATCTTGATGTATGCCGAAGCGCGCGGTGTGCTGAGGATGCGCGGCGTCTCGTCGGAGTAGAGATAGCTGGGCAGCTCGGCGGTTGCGCCATCCCAATCGGTGCGCGCGAAGCGGCCCTGCTTCTCGCGGAGGTCGCCTTCGGGGCGCGAGGTCTGTTCGGGGACTTCAAGCTGGCTGTGCTTGCGCACGGCGCTGGATGCGCGGTCGATGAGGCTGCTCTCCGCGATGGTTGCGGGAGAGAGATTGCCTTCGGCTACTTCCACCTCAAGCGCGGCTGCTCCACCGAGTTCGGTGTGCGCGTGCGTGTGAACCGGTGCGTTCGCGGAGGTGAGGATGTTGAACGGGCTGTTGTTCGGGACGGGCTTTGGGTGCAGGCCTGCTGCGGCGAGGATGTCGTCCAGTTCGCCTGTGCCGAGGACAGCGTCGACTTCGGGGATGTTCTTCTGGATCTCGTCGCGGTAGCGCTCGACGAGGCAGCCGGTGACGATGAGGCGCTTGGCGCGGCCTTCGGTCTTGTGCTGCACCATCTCGAGGATGGTGTTTACGCTCTCCTGCTTGGCGGAGTCGATGAAGGAGCAGGTGTTGACGACGATGATGTCGGCGTCTTCCGCGGCTGGTGTGAGTTGCGCGCCTGCGTGGTGAACCATGCCCATCATGACCTCGGAGTCGACGAGGTTCTTCGGGCAGCCGAGCGAGACGAAGCCAATCTTTGGCCGTTCGATGGTGTCGGTGCTGAGGTTCGTTTTGATTTCTGCTTCGGTGATGGTTGGCACGCGAGTGTCCCTGCCGGGGTGAGTGGTGGGGTACCCCCCTCCCCCCTCAAATTTCTAAAATCGTCATGCGGAAGGACTTAGCGCGCGAGTTTCCCTAAAATCGTCATACGATTGGGGTTACACGCAAAATCGTCATTCTGCTGGAGTTAGCAGCCGCCCGCCAAGGCTTATGCGTGCTCCTGTATGGTCACCCTCTATTGTAGCGGGTTTTGGGGAAATTATCGGCATGGGGAAGTGGTTTGGATTGTTTGGGTTATGAGGACTAGGGCTTGACAGGTTTTCAGGGAGGGAACTGCTTGTTCTAGAGCGGCCAATTGATGGCTCTTATAGCTGAGTTGAAAATACTGAGTCGCGTGGGTCGATCCATTCCGTTCTTATTGACAGACGAGAACTCCAGGAGAAGGATGGCGGATTAACGGAAGCCTTTCGGCGACATTGAATGTTGGGATCGGTGTGGCGTCGCCGTGTTCTTAAGACTCATTCAACCAATGAGGAGACACTGCCATGAAGATTCAGCCCGTGATGATTGCTCTTACGTTGGCAAACGCGGCGATGCTTAGCTATTCGGTGATGCGTCCTGCAGCCAACGTTGTTGCTGCGCCGGAGGTTATCTCGCCGGTTGTTCGCGCGCATGCTTTGGAGATTGTGGATGAGCAGGGACGTACTCGCGCAGAGTTGCGCGTGCTGCCTGCGCAGCCCGACTTCAAGATGCCGGATGGAACCAAGGGATATCCAGAGACGGTGCTGTTCCGGTTGCTGACTTCGCAGAACGGGCCCAACGTAAAACTTGCGACGACCGAAGATGGTGCGGGGCTTGTGTTGGGTGGGGATTCCGGTTACATACAACTCATCAAGCGTGGACCGGCGAACCCTGTGATGAACCTGGTTGCGAAGGATGGGCGGCATCGCGCGATCCAACCATAAAGCTTTTTGACGGACCAGCATTGCCAATAAAAAAGAAACGCCGTTCGCGGGCGGTGATTGGCATACACTGATTTCGTTTGTCATCATTCCTTCACTTTCCCTCGGAGTTCCAGTCCTGATGCGTCTTGCTTCTTCGGTAGTTTTTGCGTCCTTGTTGATGGTTCCTCCAATGGTGGCGCAGGCGAATCTGACTCTGCCCGATGCAGCGCAGCAGGAAGAGAAGGTAATTGATCCGGAGCGGTTGCGGCAGCATGTGAAGACGCTGGCCAGCGATGAATTTGAGGGTCGCGCGCCAGGGCAGCCCGGCGGTGAGAAGGCTGCGCAATATATTGCTGCCCAGTTCAAGGCGGCGGGGCTGGAGCCTGCCGGTGATCATGGCACGTATTTCCAGCAGGTGCCGATGGTGGGTGTGAAGACCGATCCTTCGACGGCGTTTGCGCTGGTGCCGGAGAAGGGTGAGCCGATGAAGCTGACCTTTGGCACGGACTATGTTGCGAACAACCAGACGCACACACCGACTGCGGAAATTGATGCTCCGCTGGTGTTTGTGGGGCATGGCATTGTGGCGCCCGAGTATGGCTGGGACGACTACAAGGGCGTGGATGTGAAGGGCAAGGTCGTGGTGGTGATTGTGAACGAGCCCACCAGCGACGATCCGAAGTTCTTCAACGGCAAGAGCATGACCTACTACGGCCGTTGGACGTACAAGTTTGAAGAGGCTGGCCGGCATGGCGCGGTGGCTTGCCTGATTGTGCATCGCACGGATTTGGCGAGCTATGGTTGGCAGGTGGTGCAGAACTCGTGGAGTGGTGAACACAGCTATCTGCGGGATGATCCGGATACGAAGCTGAAGGCTGCGAGCTGGATTACGCATGACGTTGCGGACAAGTTGTTTGCCACGGCTGGGATGACGGCGGATGAGGCGATTACTGCGGCGGGCAAGCGCGGATTTGTGGCGAAGCCGTTGCCGGTGCGGCTGAAGGCGCATGTGATCACGAACGTTCACATGTATGAGTCAGCGAATGTTGTCGGCAAGATTACGGGAGCGAAGCCGGGACGCACGGTGCTGTACACAGCGCACTATGACCACTTCGGTATTGATCGCACGCGTAAGGGCGATCCCGTGTTTCATGGCGCTGCGGATAACGCGACGGGTACTGCGATTGTGATGGAGATGGCAAGGGCGTTTGGGCAGAAGAAGATTCAGCCGCCATCGACGGTGATTTTTGCAGCGGTGACTGCGGAAGAGCAGGGGCTGCTGGGGTCGCAGTATCTGGGAATGCATCCGCCGGTTCCGGCGAAGGATATTTCGCTGGACATTAACTATGACGAGCTGTTGCCGCTGGGCGATGTGACGGGAGTGGGCGCCGGTGGAGCGCAGAGAACGACTGCTTATCCGCTGCTGGAGGCGTTGGCCGCGCACGACAACCTGACGCTACGCAAGGGCGGTGTGGATGCGGGCGGTGGGTACTACCGTAGCGATCACTTCTCGCTTGCGAGAGTGGGTATTCCGGCGTTTTCGCTGGGCCAGGGCGGCATGTTTGTGGGGCATGACGAGGCGTGGGGACGCGAGCAGTCGCGTGATTTTGGGCAGAACAAATATCACAGGCCTGCGGATGTTTACTCAGACTCGATGGACTTCACCGGTAATGCGCACATGGCCCGCTTTGGATTTGAGCTGGGATGGATTGTGATGAGTCAGCCGGAACGCATGGAGTGGTTGCCGGGCGACGAGTTTGAAGCAGCTCGAAAACGGCAGTAGGCAAAAGCAAGATCACGAATTTCGTCTGAATAGCATCACACCGCACGCAGAGCATTTTGCCGCGGATCACAGTACGGAAGGTACCTCCAGCGGCATGCTCAGGGATTGGATTGCGGGATTGAGCCGGAGGCCACACGTGGACTACGCAATGCTGACTCATGTTGGCCGCTGTCGTGTGCACAACGAAGACACCTGCGCTGCCGATGAGATGGCGGGGCTGTTCGTGGTGTGCGACGGCATGGGCGGCGCTGCGGGCGGTGAAGTGGCGTCGCAACTGGCGGCGCGTGCGTTTCTGGAACAGGCTCGGGCGGGGCGCGATACGCAATCTGCCCGCTGGCGGTTGGAGAAGGCAGCCATGGAGGCGAATAACGCTGTCTTCATGGAGTCGCACAGGGACATGTCACTGCGCGGCATGGGAACGACGCTGGTGGGGATGGAGATTGGCCGCGACCTGCGTGAAGCGTGGATTGTGAATGTGGGCGATTCGCGCTGCTATCGGTTGCGCGATGGTGTGTTGGAGCAACTTACGCATGACCACTCGTTTGTGGACGAGCAGGTGCGTGCGGGGTTGATGACGGTGGATGAGGCTTCAATCTCGCATCTGCGGAACATCATTACGCGTGCTGTGGGCTCGCATGTGGATGTGGATCCGGATGTGGTGCGGTCGCCGCTTATGCCGGGCGATTTGTTTTTGCTGTGCTCGGATGGGCTGACGCGCGAAGCGGACGATGAAGCGATTGCCCAGGTGCTCAACGGACATCAGTGTGTTGATTTGCAGATGTGCGCGAATGCGTTGGTTGCGCTGGCGAATGAGTGTGGTGGGTCGGACAACATCACCGTGGTGTTGGTGCGGATTTAAAGGTCTAAAACAGACGCCGCCGTGAGTCTTGATTGGCTCACGGCGGCGTTTTGTTTGTGCTCTTTGATTTTTAGCGGATCAACATGCTGACGATGGAGGCGCTCATCAGGTTTGCGATGGTGCCGGCGAGCAGTGCTCGCATGCCGAGGCGGGCGAGTTCGTTGCGGCGGTTGGGAATCAGCGCGCCGATGCCGCCGATCTGCATGCCTACGGAACCGAGGTTTGCGAAACCGCAGAGAGCGAAGGTGGCGATGGCGAGCGTGCGCGTGCTGATCTGATGCGCGTTGGCTAGTTGGCCAAGCTGCGTGTAGGCGATGAACTCGTTGAGTACGGCGCGGGTTCCGATGAGGTTGCCGACGATGGGCGCGTCGTGCCACGGGATGCCGATGAGCCACGCGATGGGTGCGCAGAAGAAGCCGAGGATACTGTTCAGCGTGGATGGGAAGCTGACGTTGTGTCCGCCGACCTGGTGCACGCCGATGAGGTTGTGGATGCCGGTGAGGATGCCGTTGAGCAGGCCGACGAGCGCGAGGAAGCTGATGAGCATGATGGCGACGTTGAAGGCGAGTTGACCGCCGTCAATAGTGCCGCGCGCGATGGCTCCGATGAGGTTTTCGTTCTTGTGTTCGTCTTCGCTCTTGATGTGGACGGTGCCCAGGGTTTCCGGGACTTCGGTCTCCGGCACGAGCATTTTTGCGATGAGGATGGTGCCGGGCGCGGTCATGATGACGGCGCTGAGCAGGTCCTGCGCGCGGATGCCGAAGGAGATGTACGCCGCCATGATGCCGCCGGAAACGTGCGCCATGCCGCTGGTCATGATGGTCATCAGTTCAGAGCGGGTGGCGTTGTTGAGGAAGGGGCGGATGGTGAGCGGAGCTTCCGTCTGGCCCATGAAGATGGAGGCCGCGACGTTCGTTGATTCTGCGCCGGAGGTGCCCATGGTGCGCTGCATGACCCATGCCATGCCGCGGATGACGATCTGCATGATGCCGAGATGGTAGAGCACGGCGAACAATGCTGACACGAAGATGATGGTGGGTAGAACGGCGAAGGCGAAGACTTGCAGGGGGCTGGTGGGGTCGCCGAGTTTGCCGAAGACCATTGATGAGCCGTCGACCGAATGCGCGAGGAGACCGGCTACTGCGCCTGCGCCTTTGGCGAGGAGGAGCTGTCCGAAACTCCACTTGATGACGAGGAAGGCGAAGAAGACTTGCAGGG contains the following coding sequences:
- a CDS encoding NupC/NupG family nucleoside CNT transporter; the protein is MARFTGLIGLVVLLGVAYALSTDRRAIRWRTVAWGLSLQVFFAFLVIKWSFGQLLLAKGAGAVAGLLAHSVDGSSMVFGKLGDPTSPLQVFAFAVLPTIIFVSALFAVLYHLGIMQIVIRGMAWVMQRTMGTSGAESTNVAASIFMGQTEAPLTIRPFLNNATRSELMTIMTSGMAHVSGGIMAAYISFGIRAQDLLSAVIMTAPGTILIAKMLVPETEVPETLGTVHIKSEDEHKNENLIGAIARGTIDGGQLAFNVAIMLISFLALVGLLNGILTGIHNLIGVHQVGGHNVSFPSTLNSILGFFCAPIAWLIGIPWHDAPIVGNLIGTRAVLNEFIAYTQLGQLANAHQISTRTLAIATFALCGFANLGSVGMQIGGIGALIPNRRNELARLGMRALLAGTIANLMSASIVSMLIR